In Babesia microti strain RI chromosome IV, complete genome, the sequence GCCGCTGCCAATTTATCGCAGGGATTTGACCACCTGTCGGCGGAAGTTCAAGAGCGCGGCTTGCAGGCACTGGCATTACTTTCTTCGTCCACGCGGGACCCTGAAATTGTGGACAGTTTCTGTACAATAGTTACTTCAAACTCGGCGACGGCTTGCTGTTTTTGGTGGACTCTGCACCAGTCATCGTTGGATTTGCAGAGTATTCTCAGGATGTTGGAAGAACAGCAACAAAAGCGCGGGGAAAGCTCTGAAGCATCTCCCCAGCACGATCTGTTGGAGAGGCTGGGACGTATGGCGCCCGCACTGGAAGCAGTAGCCCCCGACGCCTTGGAGGTCCTAGACGAGCGCATTGCCAGTCAGTACCTGCAGACGAATTCGTTCCGGCTGGACGAGTGCGAGCTGAGGCCAGAAGTCTGGCTCGACAGGCTGAGGCGCGTAGGCCCGTCTCGGGAAGGCCTCTTGGAGGGGCTGTTGAGCCTGGAGGCCTGCCAGCCGGAGTGGCCGCTGGTACTGGCGGCTGCCCTTCCCAAGTCCCCCCCGCAGGCCCTTTCCGCGCAGCATTTGGGCGTGTTTAAGCGCCTGCTAAAGCAGTTGCCCAGGGCCACGCTCTCTTGCAGCATAGACCAGTGCAAGTGGCTGAGACGCGTTGCCCTGGAGTGCCTTGAGCGCCCCGCCGGGGCTCCCGGCCACAGGGAGGCGCGCATGGCCTACCAGAGCGAAGAGTGCGAGGCGCTATTTATAGGGGGTATATTTTCCGAGTATTTAACCGGTAATAGCCCGGATAAGCCCCAGATTGGTGTTATTCCTAGCGCGGAGCAGCTCCAGGACGTGCTTTCTGCTAGCGCCAGGAGTTCTGAGGTATTTTACCAGGACATAATTTACGGATCTTCTTCCGAGCCAGTTCCTTCTGACGACGAGATTTACCTGAGATTTGCGACGTTGGTGATGAGCAAGTACTGTAATAAGGCGCAGAGGGAGATGGCCGCAAGTGCATTTGAATCTGGCAGGAAGAAGGGTAAGAACATGTTCACCCTGTTAAGCTGTTCCTCTTGTGGTCCTCCGGAGGTCCTTGAGCCCCTAATAAGTGCGGTACGCAATCTTGCCTTCATCGCCATAGCTTCTGATCCCTCCTCCGAGTCTTCAATCGCCTACTACCCCGCAGTTTTATATTTGGCCGCCGACAAGCCCGCCGCCACTGAAGCCGCAGGGGCTTCCGGCGGCATTTCTAGCCTGGGGGACCTGGTAAACTATGTGGAGGCGAGCGGCAGCAGTCGGGTCTTTGTTAATGCTATCAGGGGCGCGATTTGTGCGCTTGATCTTCGACCCACGCACATTGTCGGCACCATAAGGGCGGTTCAGTTTATATGTGCGATTGCATCTTCTGGCAAGTGTCCCTGGGCAGAGATATTGGAGGCGTTGGTCTCCGCCAGCTTTGGCGTCGGCCGTGGCGGCGCCGTGTACGCCCTCACCCACGCCCTCTGCAGTAGGCAGAAGGAGGGCCTGCTTGACCCAGAGCTTCTCCCCATCGAAGCGATTTTGGAGGCAGTATTTGCGGTGGTCAAGAGCGACAACGTCTACACGAGGGTGCTGGAGGCGAAGATTGCCCTCCGCGCGCTGCAAGTGCTGTCTAGTATGCTCAGGGGGTCGCAGCAGCGGCTTTTGGGGGAGTTTTTATACAAGTGTTTTTACTCGCCAACTCCGTTTGTCCGTTGTCTGGCGCTTAGATTTTATACGCCGGAGAGGTACGGGCCTGGCTTTGACGCGTTCAGGAGGGCCTTCGACCGGGACTACCCCGCGTCGAGCCCATCCAAGGGCCAGGACTGGCGCGGAAGGCCCAGTTTTACGGCGATTTCGCCGGGAGACAGAGCCGGCGTGATCAGCTTTTTCGAGAGCAATCTCGTTCCCCTGGGCCACTCGGTCCACGCACATTCCTTCGCGGAGGCCCTGTCGCAGCTACAAGTGGAGCTTAGGTACCTAGCCAAGGCAAAAATAAGCGTTCAAAAAATAAGCGTTCAAAAATCAAGCGTTCAAAGGTGCGGCGCCTTGCAGTCCCACGCCCGCATTTGTGGCCTGCTGAAGCTGCTTTGCGTGACCTTCGACGCAGCTAGGGCGGCGGAGGGGGAAGGCTTTGCCGGCCTGATCCAGAGGCTGCCCGCCTCTACGGCCAAGCTGCTCTACACGTATACGCTAGCCCTCGAAGCTCCTTCCGATCGAGTTGTTGACTTTGGTACCTTTGAGAGCTGCATTTTGCCCGTATGTCAGACGATTGCCAAGTTGGGTGCCACAGCACTCAGCCATCTGGACACCGAAATGAAGACTCTCGACGCGTTAGTGGCAAATGTCTGCCTATTTGCCACCAGTCCCGGGCTTTTGACGCCGGAGTTTATGCAGGGGATAATTTCTTCCTCCACCGTCCTGCTGAAAAATGTAAGTCCAGTGCTTGTGCCAATTTGTGCCAATAATGACGTCCTTAATATGTGTTACAGCGTTGCGATATCATCTATTTGTATATCATCTAGGAGCAGAATCAATACTACGTTTCAAGCTCATTGGCACGGCTCTCTGAAGCGTTTGACGAATCTGAGGATGTTCCAAAGGACCTGCAGGAAACGTTTCGCGCTTTCATTGCAGATATAGTCTTCGAGTTGAGATCTTTCGACGGATTTTCCTTTGCGGCCGCGTTGCAGAGCTCGCCGCCCCAAGTCTCGTGCTCTCTGGCCAGACTAGTTGGCTGCGTTGACCTAAACGCAGTCTCCTCCTGCCTGGGCCGGGCAGAGCTGCTCGGGCGGGCCATCCAGCTGTTCCGGGCCAGGGGCACCCGCATCTCCAACCTGAGCGGGTTTTTGAGGCTGGCTATATACCGCCAGGCCGAGGCGCTGGGCGGCGGGGCGGCCGAGTCCCAGTCAATGCCTGTCCAGTCAATGCCCGATTGCCTGCCGCAGGCGCTGGCCGCAGCCGTTTTAAACTACCAGCTCCACGAGCCGGCGTCAGAGGCCGCCCTGGCCCTGGACGAGGCGGAAATCAGGGCCCTCCTCGACCTCCTCATGGACGTGCCTAGAGAGGCGGACGCGAGCTACGCGCTGTCTGTCTTTTCTGCCCTGGCCCACTGTATGGGCCACGCGATCCGGGCCGGCCACCTGACCGAGGCTCAGGCCTTGGACGCAATTGCCTTCTGCATCAGGGCCGCCTGCGGCAGCAGCCCTCACTCCGGCGTGGCCGCCGGAGCCTTGGACCCCCCGGTGGGCCAGTACCTGAGGGAGAACGTGGACCGGCTGCCCGAACTGATGCGCCGGCTCTCGACAGGCGGCCCGCCTTGCGCCTGCCCCGGGCAGCTCAAGGCGATGGGCCTGGTGACTGAGCACCTCGGGCAGCCGGTTCACTGCTTTCCGGAGCTGCTAGACATCCTTTCACAGCATTTCAAGTGTCCCTCCCACGGCGAATCGCTGCTGGTCGAGGCGTTCGCGTTGCTGCGGGAGCAGTCGCACGGTGATATCGTGAGGTACGCGCGTTCCGCAGCCGGAGAAAACCTGCTCGGGATGGCGCGGGATACGTTGGTAAATGACAAGCGGCTGGCCGCCAGGGCGCAGGCCCTGGCGCTGCTTTCCAAGGCCTACGCCGGCGCGCCGGCCGATCTGGCCGGGGGCATGTCCGGGGCGGAGATCCTGGCGGCCGGGCTCACGCATTCGGATGCCGAGTACAGGCACATCAGGATGGAGGCGCTGGAGGGGCTGGTCAGCGCAATGGGCCCGCATGGCCGCGAAGCGCAGGACCTGCTGCTGGCCCGACTGGCGGCGGAGGCGGAAGGCGGGTGCCAATCCCTGCAGGCGCTGGCGAATATTGCACTTCTGCTGAACGCCTCGTGCGTGGCTGGGGAGAATTTAAGCCTGGGCCGCGAGGCTGCCGCCGGGCTGCGTGCTGCCGCCGAAAAACTGGCGCAGCAGCCCGGCGACCGGGGCAAGCCCATCGACCCGTTTAGGACGGCCGCCGTGAATTTGTTCTGCTTTATGGGCGCTTCAGCAGACCTTACGGCGGACCTTATGAACGAGGTTTCAGAAGCGGCCCTGAGGCTGGCGCTCACGTGGCCTGCTGCTGCCAGCCCTGAGCACCCATTACTGCACAGGCTTTTATCGCAAGggtattttaaaattaatgcaGGGCCCTATTCGGAGCGATTTCGCCGGAGCTTTTGGAAAGATACGCCAGGGTGGAATTCGTGCCGGGGTGTTCCCCGCAGGAGGTGTCTGagaatttgtttattttgaCCGCGGTGGTGGCAGAGTGTCCGGACGCGTCGGTGGGGCAAAAATACTTTGACTTGCTGATGCGCCACTTTTCCGTCGCACATCCCACAGCCGTGCCCCCCCTCGCCTTCTACACGTACCACAGCTTGTCGGCGCTTCCGGAGGAGGCGTTTGGAAGCATTTTTACGGCAAAAAACATAGAGAGGCTGGGTTGCGACATTCTGTCTTCCCTGCCACGCTGCGGCTCGGGGGCTGGCGGCCCGCTGCCCGGGATGTCTTTAGCAGCGGCGCTGGTGCTTTCTCATGCGCTAATCGCATTCGAAGCCAACATTTTCCCCCACCAGCGCGTGGTGGAGCTCTTGGCGGGAAGCTCTACCGCGCACATGGAGAAGCTTCGGTCGGGGTACTTGGTTCTGGACGGCGTGGAGTATCGATTACCCCCTGCAGGGAATGTAAACTGCCTGTCCCATGCGCGCGATAAAGCTCCCTCCTGGGGCAAGCACGCGCCGTGCCTTGTCGCCGCGGAAGGCGACACGGACGGGGCGGAGGATAACGCTTTTGTGGGCTGGATCTTCATGGACTATCTGTACGCGGCCCTGTCTGCCGTCCCTGGCGTGGATCGGGCGGTCTTCGGGGTGTTCGCGGCCATGTCAAGCGATCTGAACCCCTGCCACTCCCACGCGCTCGTCTTGGCCACGCACTGGGCGAGGGAGACGCGGGCAGAGGGAGGAAGGCCAATGACACGGACAGAAAAGCTATCACAGGGCGAAAACCCAATATTCGTCCGTACAAATAGCGTGAGAAGCGGAGAGCTTTATAGGAGTCTGTGCTGGGGGAGGTGGCTGGGCAGTTGCGCCCTCATCTACAGGGACGGGGGGCTGGGCCCAAAAGTAGTCGACGTGTACCGCCTTCTCCACGAGCCCGCCGAAATGCGACAAATCTACCACCAAGTGTCCCTCTCCATGCTAAGGGACATGCGGGCCCAGGCCTTGGTGGACCCGGGCGACCAGTCGACCTACCACTCGGCCATAAGCGGGGCCCTTTCCCCGGACCACGCCATTCGCAGCGGTAAGACGCAAGTGACTTAGAGTGTATATCTATTTTGGACGAGATAGCTCCCGCGGAGATTGGGGAGCGGATGCAGTTTTTGTTTACGCTAAAGTTGCCTTCTAGTCCGCGCCTATTCGCGTCCTACCCCGCCCTTTACACGGGGCTCCTGGAGGCGGTCACAGGACCGGAGGCGGTCGCTGACGAATCATCTCCCGCCGGTGCGTCTGTTGCGGAGAGGCTGCGCGGGGCCGGCGTGTGCGGGCCGATGCTGTCGTTCCTCGGCCCGGGGGCATTAGAAGGCGTCGGGGGAGAAGGCGTTGGTAAGGGGTTTAGGGGGGTTGGAGGGGAGAGGGCCTGGCGGGCCTGGAGGGAGCAGGTGCGGTTTGCGTGCCCCGCCGTGGCCCGCAGCGATTGGCTGGAGCTGTGCCGGCGTCTTCCAATGCGCCCGGGGCTCGCCGCCAGTTTTGTCAGATTTATCTGCCAGCCCGGTGGGGCCGCGTGCCGGGGCTCCAATCCGCTGCTGACCTTCATTGAGGGCGGGCTGGTGTGCAGGCCCACGCCAGCCCTGCCCCTGGAGCTGCTAAAGCACATGGCGTTTAAGCACGGCAGCTGGCACCAGGCCGCGGCCGCCCTCTCCAGGCAGATCTCCGGGGGCCTGCCGCACAGGTGCCGAGCCATCGAGGTGGGGTTTCATTAACTTAGCTGCTATCGGAAGTTTATTTCGCACTGGGCGAGCGTGACTACGC encodes:
- a CDS encoding transformation/transcription domain-associated protein (overlaps_old_locusTagID:BBM_III06095), whose product is MEESDYFQSKSTLTDFGSVEIEAEEARRSAIRSFYASNLHESTSCKDMLDIASKVILNDSDVNALEAVKVLYEVLKGDKCLNTAALDVFFDTIPKALYQNLLSYDFCPPRPFKSGNCHAINSVKFALEMPCILMLASNACPQALVKFYEPLLVILFRFMESKVSQKCEQQELVISAQIRSLSFVCYTFKNGIMFSSPISVECFSQRTINLIKSFLVLLPSHACDQRRSILEILRTFVTSQCGLWKELAPLLDEQLLAGHGKAQQDFCRPLALQVMLEILLALKGRYATINMDEIVKSLTQALYDRALLPNAHLAAAKSLALLMEHLSHSHQEMVLCSFTLLLENTANKFVTKPPGSKPSAALAPATPTPTVLWLCRLAAANLSQGFDHLSAEVQERGLQALALLSSSTRDPEIVDSFCTIVTSNSATACCFWWTLHQSSLDLQSILRMLEEQQQKRGESSEASPQHDLLERLGRMAPALEAVAPDALEVLDERIASQYLQTNSFRLDECELRPEVWLDRLRRVGPSREGLLEGLLSLEACQPEWPLVLAAALPKSPPQALSAQHLGVFKRLLKQLPRATLSCSIDQCKWLRRVALECLERPAGAPGHREARMAYQSEECEALFIGGIFSEYLTGNSPDKPQIGVIPSAEQLQDVLSASARSSEVFYQDIIYGSSSEPVPSDDEIYLRFATLVMSKYCNKAQREMAASAFESGRKKGKNMFTLLSCSSCGPPEVLEPLISAVRNLAFIAIASDPSSESSIAYYPAVLYLAADKPAATEAAGASGGISSLGDLVNYVEASGSSRVFVNAIRGAICALDLRPTHIVGTIRAVQFICAIASSGKCPWAEILEALVSASFGVGRGGAVYALTHALCSRQKEGLLDPELLPIEAILEAVFAVVKSDNVYTRVLEAKIALRALQVLSSMLRGSQQRLLGEFLYKCFYSPTPFVRCLALRFYTPERYGPGFDAFRRAFDRDYPASSPSKGQDWRGRPSFTAISPGDRAGVISFFESNLVPLGHSVHAHSFAEALSQLQVELRYLAKAKISVQKISVQKSSVQRCGALQSHARICGLLKLLCVTFDAARAAEGEGFAGLIQRLPASTAKLLYTYTLALEAPSDRVVDFGTFESCILPVCQTIAKLGATALSHLDTEMKTLDALVANVCLFATSPGLLTPEFMQGIISSSTVLLKNEQNQYYVSSSLARLSEAFDESEDVPKDLQETFRAFIADIVFELRSFDGFSFAAALQSSPPQVSCSLARLVGCVDLNAVSSCLGRAELLGRAIQLFRARGTRISNLSGFLRLAIYRQAEALGGGAAESQSMPVQSMPDCLPQALAAAVLNYQLHEPASEAALALDEAEIRALLDLLMDVPREADASYALSVFSALAHCMGHAIRAGHLTEAQALDAIAFCIRAACGSSPHSGVAAGALDPPVGQYLRENVDRLPELMRRLSTGGPPCACPGQLKAMGLVTEHLGQPVHCFPELLDILSQHFKCPSHGESLLVEAFALLREQSHGDIVRYARSAAGENLLGMARDTLVNDKRLAARAQALALLSKAYAGAPADLAGGMSGAEILAAGLTHSDAEYRHIRMEALEGLVSAMGPHGREAQDLLLARLAAEAEGGCQSLQALANIALLLNASCVAGENLSLGREAAAGLRAAAEKLAQQPGDRGKPIDPFRTAAVNLFCFMGASADLTADLMNEVSEAALRLALTWPAAASPEHPLLHRLLSQGALFGAISPELLERYARVEFVPGCSPQEVSENLFILTAVVAECPDASVGQKYFDLLMRHFSVAHPTAVPPLAFYTYHSLSALPEEAFGSIFTAKNIERLGCDILSSLPRCGSGAGGPLPGMSLAAALVLSHALIAFEANIFPHQRVVELLAGSSTAHMEKLRSGYLVLDGVEYRLPPAGNVNCLSHARDKAPSWGKHAPCLVAAEGDTDGAEDNAFVGWIFMDYLYAALSAVPGVDRAVFGVFAAMSSDLNPCHSHALVLATHWARETRAEGGRPMTRTEKLSQGENPIFVRTNSVRSGELYRSLCWGRWLGSCALIYRDGGLGPKVVDVYRLLHEPAEMRQIYHQVSLSMLRDMRAQALVDPGDQSTYHSAISGALSPDHAIRSECISILDEIAPAEIGERMQFLFTLKLPSSPRLFASYPALYTGLLEAVTGPEAVADESSPAGASVAERLRGAGVCGPMLSFLGPGALEGVGGEGVGKGFRGVGGERAWRAWREQVRFACPAVARSDWLELCRRLPMRPGLAASFVRFICQPGGAACRGSNPLLTFIEGGLVCRPTPALPLELLKHMAFKHGSWHQAAAALSRQISGGLPHRCRAIELLSEVYFALGERDYAYGALRALCRGAGGAALALEQHGRWLGAARACHGAMKRLGSGLPLDSRARLGHEVALCHRGWGEAAKSLGRWDLLPAPRPSRSGESAPLGADHLERALRLLEAEATDLSAASKHIQQGIQQVATACGLLSGRAAGAARRQLWVEHELLDSARRFVAAASHASHLPAPALILGGNSSFCDPPGVWHREMRSYLRLSKLLKSLGDKAYQSAVALQIQRVLMEAGRAFRKFHGLNAIASQCLSKALAEFGPPFGPTVGPPVAPPRAAQAVAPLLFDMAREAIAEGTADARREAETPAAGRGVLDTLLKNAPVEALRGGAGWLASGAGAGAESTVALLLSSLKIDPLNSKTWFSWARLSEGDSLGPSLGPSLGPSVMAYLVGATLEPEKAPVYLGRVLWLLAASGGDKEVCEAFARYSQAVDPRCWEPWHPALVSSLQRPERGQVAALLRRILHFSPSPLCFHLRLAGDSDENPIARACGARTAAYDWFAREVASIGKPSCIDELRCIVDTLLEETLEVPVDASLPPSVRELIYEFVPSQIKSLGAEGVELPGGSEHAIVALLGFRRCLRSMAEGGLDQPFAWVHELSPGFASAEWARLALEMPARGGGCSIAGVSNRIRKVRRSHHVLKEVRLVGSDGCLYPFLVHPLEAGAQRRLARYKGLQQLVNSLFARHRATRARSVEFPVFPLLPLNPFTALVEHDAPSHSLQQLVEGRLDLDADNRRQGQTWGECFTFPVDFRADAALVMALHKLLSERDRLPVELPVEGAAPFELISKIVPKHVLRRSLALIHGSDAASFHSAVRDFSTSYAALCLFNFVLALPYTKPLQLQLGPDCRAHQLDFFPSYRGDLAHPAGADAVELLFRDSVPFRYTPNIDALIGPYGKLGLVPAVMYGVSCCLKKYEFHFKNILSLAMRDDILQLYENRDSSPASWDREALECAQKNTKKVLDYIFAFAAAEPAAPRWGRRVEGENGRLVGENVEGPPIDHRIHSLVQFSSKPDTLASLKTTWQAWI